tcgaagacCAAGGGGGTACTTCGAAGGCCAGGCCTCCAAAGTGCACAAAGGGCCCTCCGAAGTGCATGAAAGACGCTCTACCttcgcaggatttcctaattATGACACCAGAGGTTCCCGGTTAGCGCTCTGTcacattgttattgttaatttctgGTTTTACGTTTaacgtcataatggaggagatGGTGATGTTCCTCAGGCTTACCcaagttacactggtttgctgcatcctttgtcagattacaactttaaatgcaggtattggcttggagcttacttgaaaaatttaatgatacatatgaaaaatacacacacacacacacatagcagttcaaatgctgactgatatcttacaaaggtgtgattttatatagtttattgtcttgaacATGGTGAttatatgtagacaggtttgcaacctgGATTTTTAAGACagttaagcaaaaaaaataaaactgtgaataaataaataaataaaaatagagcaTTGTACAGTAGCTACAGCTCAATGtcacagctgaacagtgctctgtttgaccggtctgagtccttcagatgcagcctttgataGCCTATAGTTAGCAACAATTTGTTAATATTCGGACAAAATGTTGATactatcattttcaaaaaaatccgAGATGGACTGTAAGGAAGTACATTCGTTAAGTATACTCATACAAATATGAAGTACtaagttttcacttttttttctcacaggacagcaacactacaaaaatatggtcttttacaacatgatgcattgttgtagattaaactacccaacagtatattaagtaggcaactttaaatgtaataaccttgaacatatttagaagtaaaatgcaacatacacatcagtgcagcagtatgtcttttttcagaacaatactgtatacctttacttttactctcaatatattaagtatattagagtatacaagataatacttttacttaaaggatagttcagccaaaaatgaaaattctgtaatcatttactcactctcaagttgttccaggtttgaaattttcatttttgggtgaactatccctttagctaaggttataaatgactagtagtttttccccagtgtggtattagtagttactaaaagtagtttactgaAGTAttaatatttcttctactaattaagTTGTCATAGctataaacattttttcttttccttcttctttccctaaatcaggaccagacccctgtactgaagcaggataaagctgaatgttcCAGCACTGgacaggtttttaatggtttttggctgagcagggaggccctgacagtgctgctggatcttctgagaagtgaaTGGCAACACGGATGGGgtgccacaatccagaccctggtgtttcttttctgtctgccagtggtacatcatacatAGTGGTcgccagagtgtttgacatgtgcctcatTCCACTGTCCTCCGAgcctctgaggaggtgctggccattcatcaaaagattcacctcctgaagaccccagaacacatggaggcagggctgggctcaaaactgatgttgtttttctgatgttaagcctaagctatgttgtaaatagttgtaaaaaagtactttcagtaatgtatagaacaatttgttttaatgtgtaaaaaaaatttttacaggGCAAAAACATATAGAAGAAagttttgtgaaaaattataagctgcattaaaaaaaataacaatgtacataattacttctcttttatttacacattacaaaatgtatagaaagtactcaggctcatttacaaataaattacactacaaaaaatgaataatgtatacaacttattcatttaatttttacatcacaaaaataaactacagaaattaggttgtttcattgacaatgtgacatttaaaaaaagatattgaaaaactTTCATGTACCCATTTTTTCCACTGCTTTCTCTTGCTTAAAAATGGCTGCCAAATTTAATACTGCTgtatggttaattaataataatcttattgctaaaatgtcaagttttcattgactgaaactagactaaaatacttTCGATTTTCTtggactaaaactagactaaaatgttgagacttttagtcgactaaaacttggctaaaactaaataggataaggttgactaaatatgataaaaactaacaaGGACATTTTAGCCCGGGACtaagactaaaatgaaaatagttgacaaaattaacactagtgCATATGAAGCGGACTCGCTCCCTCTGACAAAATCGAGGGGTCGAGGGTCTGTCCATTTAAACTTCCCTCGTCCACTACACGAAGTGGAACGCATTTCAAAATAGATTCATCTATGGGAAGTACTCATGCAGGGAGTGCATGTCTAAAAATGGAGTGGAACTCAGCCTCTTGTCTCTGCaggaaatgaatggaaatttcCAGATCACTGGGCGACGGCAAAACAGAACCCTATTCTAGCCTATTCAATGAATCTTAGACTtaatagttcacctcaaaaatgaaaattttcatcatttcaccctcatgacgttccaaacacagtataagtttttttcctctttttaacacaaaagaagataataaGTAAATTTACATTagtaaatgcataataaatgatAAGGATTGCTCATtgctagttaatgttagttaatgcatgaaatatagttaaataatgaaatatagttaaataaattgtttaggttaacaaatgagaccttattttATAGTGTTACCAAATAACCATTAAAAATGGACTGGAAAAAGAAACTAGGTCAGTTAGTTATACTGTAAAACTAGAATGTTATAAATTGTTCCATGGAAGATACCCCACTGCCTCATGTTTTTACCAAGATAGCAAGAagacaaaatgcaatttttattacttttattagagtacagttaaaaataaaacaagaaatacaaaAGTTCTTAAAGATTCAAGGTTTCTCTGCAAGCTACATTTTACAAACAGGCATATCTTTCATAGTTTTTATTCCAAAtcaagagagaaaacacacacatccttAATTCTGACCCCTCCTACTTCAAAACCACAGCATTCCTTGTATTTACAGAAACTACTCCTCTTATTGGTACACAGCTTTATTCACAGTTTCTGTACTTGCTGACAAATCTCCGCATTACAAATCATGCATCATGCACTTCacttttaaatgaacagaatCTGAAAATGAAAGTTGAATTATCATTGATGTGAAGCGTAAGTGACCAGTGATACAATGGCAGCAGTACAGACacaattacataaaattttatgtgaattattattattatttgcattaacaTTATGTATGTTTGACGTATAAAGCTGAGaaactaaatttttaattcaaatatatttgtataacgCTTACTGAATAAGCATGAATATTGTTACTAAGatgctttacaaaaaatattaccaaaaaaaaaacctcagtgaGTAAAGCCAAAAGTGGCAGTAGTGAAGAGAAACTTCCTAGATGGATACAAAACAGTTTTACAAAAGTAGATTTAGATTTGGGTATTATTCCTATTGCTGAAAATTACAGCTGTCGTTTTgttaaatttgttcatttaaaataagctTGAATAATGATTTTTGACCAGGTTAAAGAAAgcagaacaaaaatgaaacagtAATAACATTGCTTGTTATTGTTTGTATAAGCTGGTTACTGTTATAACATCAATAACATATTTAACCAATTTTACATTTACCTtgactgtccaaaaaaaaaaaaaaaaacattaggcacttttgcaaaacacttttgcaaaCTCTTTCCTACAATTTTCAGCAAACCTCCAAGAACCTCTTTAATAAAACTCTGTGTTTACACTGATGTAGTTATACATTTGATAGTTATAAGTGTACATGATCTCTAAACCCACATTTGATTGTAAATGTAAAGAGAAGCTTACTGATTGTTCCTGAAACAGCTGCCATTTTCCTTATGGCTTCACTTTTGTTTCAGTCAAATGGCGGCTGCACTGACCTCAGTATGAAAATCAGGGTTTATAGTTTCAATTTCATCTCCTGAAGCTgctcaggataaaaaaaaaaaagacaaaaaaaggacaaaaaagacaaacagaaagtGAAAAATTAAGTCGTATAAATGCACTTATGGgctataacaaataaacaaactgttaactattaagtaatattaaacCATGTGTAGTATTGTTTTGATCTAAGCCTAAACACAAATCTTATCTGTGGGCCTACCTGCTGTCATCATTTTCCAGATCATTACAGAGGACCATCCATCCCTGtttcataacaaaaacaacatttcattaCTCATTGATAAgaacttttaaatgtattagcTCAGTCTATACAGCTGTAGGGGTTGCACAAGCTACAGAACTGTTAAGTGCCAGGCCCAAGCCCAGAAAAAAGAGAGTTGTGTCAGAAAggaaaattagtaaaaaaaaaaaaataaacctgtgCCAGATACACTATGCAAATAATCCACTCCAGCATTCCCTCATGAAAGCAGCCATAAGAGAGTAAGAGTGAGCGTGatagtaagagagagagagacagctgtaTCTGTTTCCCATGTGTATCAGAATGAGCTGGAGTTTCTGTACTTTCCCACAAAATATGCTTTCAGATAAATCTACACAGATTGTAACTCAGATTAAGCATCTGGCTTGAAAAGTGAAACAAATGATCCCCATGGAGAAACTATTCAAATGTGCAACTAATAGGcctatttgaaacagaaacaaaaaagtctttcagaaaaagaatttaaaaaaaacacacacaaatttaacatactTATAATAGAAAGGGCAGATGGTCATCTACTATATGTGCATAAATTCAGTGCAAAGTTATATGATATCAATACAgtcaaacaattaaattaaaatatactcaaaCTTAATCACAAATCCAATTACAAGCATTCTCActcaaaaaatgaacaaaatatcaggattctcatgctaaacatgaccAAAGTCTCAAAAAACAAGTTAGTTGTATtacagagtatttctgtgccaaaggCACTCCTTTAGGGTTTATataagtttcgtaaagttttttCAAGTATGGCCCTGCATGATATCATGAAGGGCAGAATTCCTTGTATAGGCATTTCTCCCAGAAGAGCGCGTACACTCATCaaccagagcgagagcaagagcacACTCATCAACATGCTTCATTCATTAATTCGTTAGCCATAGTTAATTTAAGTCCATACATTTTTTGTccctgttttatttatgtcaatGTCACAGCTCGCAGACTTGCAGACAAATCTGATAAAATTAAAGACTCTTGGGAGATATGAAGGATTCAATATTACTTTATAGGTACtaaagattaacatgagattaaaAGTAACTTTACAGAAGTGAAAACACCATCTTACAAAGTCAAGAATTATAGAGAAGTGAAAGCACCACTTCACAAAATGAAGTTGACTGTAGTTTAACAAACTCATGACAGTcatgttatgtttaaatacatttagcaaATCATGATAAGGAAGTGAATCTCTGCTATTTGAAGTCTTTAAGTAACACAAAAATTCCCCAATACGAGCTCTGCTGAGGCTTGTTCTTTCTAAATTTAACCATGACAGCACTTCCCTTTTGGCAAccaaataagtaagtaaataaaaagcaTGTGTTTCACAGAAATCCCTCATGCAGACATAATCActgaaatgtgtatataatataaaataggaatAAATATAAGTAGTTCCTTTGTTACCATTAGAATGAATGTTAAAGGTATCCTTAtcctttctttttctgaaacACAACAGAGCAAACAGCAGGCCGGCAATAAGCGATCCAATGACCATCACACCAGCGACAATGTTTGTTGTATTAGATCCAGAAGAACTCTTCTTATTAACATCACctggaaaaacaaaatacatataatttacacCAGCACAGATTCTTCCTGACAgtgttgtaaaaatatataacatactaCAAGATTATCTTCATTGCATTTGGCAGTTTTAGAATTTAGTAATCTGAGATATCTATAGTAGACTATTGTGTTGCAGTGTCAGTCCTTTATTGCACTACCATAAATTGCATTGCTAAGAAAAATATAGACTCCAAAGATACTGTAGTGTTTGAATGCAATCGAGATGTTCGATCAGGTTTCAGGCATCGTAAACTCTCCCTCCTCCCTTGTTATAACTAAATTACAGATACATGTCTAACAGCCACCTCTTGTTCAAAGAGCGTTATCACCTCTGCTATCTTCTTCAATGCTAGCAGCGACAGTCGTCAACTTTCTCTTTGAGCTTCAAAGAGATTTGGGGGGTGATTCCCCCATGCCCACAAGGAGCCACTAACCAAGGCCCAGACCTACTCAAAAGCCACAATACACATAGGAAAGGACAATGACCCATTTATTCACAATCAAACTGTTCCAAAATGTGTATAGTGTATTCCTGTGTTGTATGCACTTGTATCCTAGGTTACAGTAGCTTAGTTATAACTCTCTAGTACTGTAGTGAAGCAAATAAGGTGTTGCGTGATACAAAGGAACCTTTCCTGCTCAAAATTCACTCCTCTACATTGGTCAATCTGCCAGATCGGTGTGACTGGTAGACCTTTAAAAGTCCCTAACCCAAATCAATCATTGCTCAAACCCTTTGAGACATACTCTCCAAGACTCATCAACCTGGAGTCTGACTTTCCGGCAGTTTTATCTTCAAGTAACTTTGTCGATTCGCTGCAGACTCTCCAAATCTTCAAACTTGATGAAAGCCTCTAGCTCACTTCTACAGAACTCATCAAGAACCTTGATTGTCTACCGCATCCGGACACTTGTTCAGCAACTAAGCCAGTGCAAGTAACCATTTCTATCTAGTTAGATGCATGTCTAATGGCGCTTTttcactgcatggtacggcacggtacgGCTCAGTagggttcacttttggggggttttccactgggtacagtacctggtacctggtagttttttcagtaccacctcggttgaggttccaagtgaactgtACCATTACCAAAATGTCACATGTTAACTCTGCTTAGATCACAGATTGGCTGGAGAGAATTGTCACTACCTGTgacactgaacttgcgacacaaacacaaaagaactgctagatttaaatcagcacagccagcaaaAGACAGAATGCAACTGTTGAAGAAGCACACCTTTCTTTAACAACCCAAAAATTACAGACGTTCCTCTCCttgatagcagaggagtggatccagcgagagcttggcGTGGCGACACGGAacgaaaaagtattttttaggagtcgtggcatTAGAGGCGGGGCAACTATAATGACGTGTGAATAAGGCAGCCCAATCTAAAGCAATACTAAACTGCATTGGAAACACAAACcgtcgtaccatgcagtggaaaagcggccTAAGTTTGGGCCCTTTTGTCAAGGTGATTTTTGATTCTCTGATGATTCTCATTAGGTTGTGGTTAATTGATGCTAAATACTAACATTCTTTGTTCTTATCGCTCTTTATTTCCTTACTTTCCTtcattctgtatatgtgtgttttgctTAGTCTTGTGTTAGCTgtagtttcatttattaaatccctTATATTCACAATTGATTGCCTCTTTTTGCTGCTCACAATTCAGAGTCAATGAATGTTGATCTTGCTAAATGCTAAGTTTATGCTAGTAAAATCACTTTCTAGttttaactgtcttaaattaattttaaatccattttaaaatcattttaaattccttgttttatttgtatgatttttttattttactttattttatgtaaagcactttgaataacCATTATGTAAGAAATGTgccatataaataaacttgccttgcctagtaCTATGGTGATTATCTTTTCAGCGCGCAGCACAAGCAGGACAcacaacaatgcagaatattaataactatgagtGGGACTGTCATACACATtccattataatgagaacaccattataataaaacgctgtgaatttttagagtttagctGCTATGTTTCTGTTGCGTGAAGAACACGTCCACAAAATGAGTTCATTCAGAGCCGCGCAGATACGTTCATGTGCATTCGGGCCCTTTTTGCAGATAGCCTATAGGCTAAGTcctaatattaacattatgttgtataaataacaaagtgtattttatatgaaatgatGAGTTTAATCCAACTGATTAAAAACTTGCTATCAAATGTGTCACTCTAGTGGTCATCTTCAGCGCGTGCAGCTCAAAACAGAtatgcagaacattaataactactgtcatatGGGCTAacgttataatgagagcactattgtaaaaataaagtgaattgtTAGGGTTTCGCTGACGTTTAGTGTTAACTATCTTtttatcaaaacataaaacattatttatcccGTTTGTATCTGTGAGGCATtcgttacacattttccctgtgtgctTACCAGTAATTATGGCTGTTGAATGTCTGACTTTTTCTCAACCctttcattttgagaaaacataTCTTCACACtctgaaatataattatgttaaCACTCCTTAAATGGTGCTACTGCTAACTCTGAGTTGACATACGTCTAGACATAATAGCAATCTTTTCAGCAGATCATCTTTGTTGCACAACCTGCTTGCTATGTAAAATAAGCACTCAtagagaaaataagaaaattaagctTAATTACTTATAGCAGATATGATCCCCAGGGTGTTTTCTCCATCTTTTACATATTTGCTATTAAAGACGATGCATCTAAATGGTTCCAGGCCCAAGTTGATAGTCTTGAAAGTCAGTTTGCTAGACAAAGCCACAGATTTTACACCGTTGATGTTCTTGGGGACTTTTGTCATCTCTGAATTTACGGTCCAGTTGGTTTCATAACGGTCAAACCAATGGATGAAGCCTTCTGGGTATCCATCAGTAGCATTGCAGTAAAGGCTGGCAGATCCTCCATCGATTACATTTTCAGGCCATATGCTTGTGACAGGATCCTTGTACTTTGCTTTATtgagaaagaacaaaacaatgaTGACTACCAAGACTCTTGGAAGGCAGTGTGCTTATATGTATTTTTggtcatatacatacatacatatgtattagttttatatgttagttttatgttaattatagttttatagttttatatgacTAAAGAAATTGAATCTCACCTGTGACACTGATGCTAAGTTGTATTTCTTTAACACCACAGTCCGTTACAACACGGTAACGATATTTGCCCTCATCAGAAAACGTTGTGTCAGAGATTTGCAGAGATGGACCCACTTCTAAATTTTCAACACTAAACCGTGGATCTCCTGATCTTTCTGAACCGTCTTGATGAAAAAATGGCTCTTTCTCTTCagcttttgttaaataaactccAAGTATCTGAATATCTTTGATGCCTTTGAAAAAACATCTGATAACTGTGGTCTGAGCAAGAATTCCAACTGCAGGTAGGCATTCCAATTCAAACAaacctgttgaacacaaaattacaaatattaaatttggATTGTGGTACTTCAGAGGAAGCAGAACAAATTTCATACAgtttacatatttgtaattaaaGGAATGGTCATGGTTTTTTACAAGTAAAGTTCTGTTGACATAATCTGTGGCATGCTGTTGAttaaccacagaaaataattaacaGTATAATGCACTTAAATTGTATTGAGACTGGAACATAAACTGCTGTAAGCACAAGAGTCATAATCTCTAGTAACGTGGGTACAAACAttattgtgaaaattatattGTGTTCCTATTTCTTAAACCCAAAAGTTCCTTTTAACACTCAACAACAGCAAACTCAATTTATCTGTGTATTAAAGCATGTACCTGAACCGGGTCTCACAGCAGGGATGAAGAGAGAAACTACAAGCATAACCTTCACTGAAGACATGATTTATctgaaatgaaaagtaaaaaaatagacTTAACTATaacgatttgtgtgtgtgtgtgtgtggttttactTGTTGAGGTTGTTCACCTCCAGAGTTAAGCCAACTTGATGTATTTTAGTGTTAAAGTTGACTGTTCTCATGAATAGTTATTTTAACGCATGCGCACAAACATGTTTTAGGATATAAATACGTGAACAGTTCCGTGTATGAACGCATCAATATAAACTATACCAAATATATTAAGAGCCATCGCTCACGACAAATGAGCATACGAGAGAGATACACTTTATATTACTGCGCCAAAATCTGTCTTTTAGTTATTCTAAGCGGCATGTGACCTCATTGTTGATATCAGGTTTTAGCCTACTTAAGGTAATCCATTGCTTATAAAGAGTTTGTGCCAACGAATATTCAAATATAACACAATCGGATTTAGACAAAGACAGTAGAGAAAACTTACGGTGTAAATTCTCTTCAAATGGACAAGGAGAGTAAAATGCAACCGAACGAAGCATGAAGGACAGGCTTTgtgtaaagctgagctgctttcACTTTCAATATGACTGTTTAAGCCACACCTATAGCTACATAAATTATGGTTTTAGATACAGCCTTTATTTCTCCTTTTACATTCggttttaataaaatactggCGCCATTtccccaaaaacacaaaatatatttaaagtag
This genomic interval from Cyprinus carpio isolate SPL01 unplaced genomic scaffold, ASM1834038v1 S000006629, whole genome shotgun sequence contains the following:
- the LOC109085434 gene encoding uncharacterized protein LOC109085434 — translated: MSSVKVMLVVSLFIPAVRPGSGLFELECLPAVGILAQTTVIRCFFKGIKDIQILGVYLTKAEEKEPFFHQDGSERSGDPRFSVENLEVGPSLQISDTTFSDEGKYRYRVVTDCGVKEIQLSISVTAKYKDPVTSIWPENVIDGGSASLYCNATDGYPEGFIHWFDRYETNWTVNSEMTKVPKNINGVKSVALSSKLTFKTINLGLEPFRCIVFNSKYVKDGENTLGIISAISDVNKKSSSGSNTTNIVAGVMVIGSLIAGLLFALLCFRKRKDKDTFNIHSNGMDGPL